A window from Leuconostoc mesenteroides subsp. mesenteroides encodes these proteins:
- a CDS encoding NAD(P)H-binding protein: MKKIMVTGATGELGTKTIQHLLFSKQIPADEIAALVRRPEKATYLSKLGITLRKGGYDDVSQMTAAFQNVEKLLIISSPELDNMTRLQQQYNVVRAAYQAKVGHIYLISLAETQERLFGLEDVDMATEHMVRATNIPFTILKNAIYLDELKPNILTAIKTKELVSSTDSMSFNYVLRDDLALANATVLSEEGHENKIYYLTREHLISYPEIATILSEITDTEITHKALSDDGVTDYLLKHDVARENAEFITLLQKSIREEKFATTSTAISELAGVKANNLKENLKSLLSDNI, from the coding sequence ATGAAAAAAATAATGGTTACAGGTGCAACAGGAGAACTTGGTACAAAGACGATTCAACATTTGTTATTTAGTAAACAGATTCCTGCCGATGAGATAGCGGCCTTGGTTAGACGTCCAGAAAAGGCAACTTATTTATCAAAGTTAGGTATTACATTGCGAAAAGGTGGTTACGATGATGTGAGTCAAATGACTGCTGCCTTCCAAAATGTAGAAAAATTATTGATCATTTCATCACCTGAACTTGATAATATGACCAGATTACAACAGCAATATAATGTAGTCAGAGCTGCCTATCAAGCAAAAGTTGGACATATTTATCTCATAAGTCTTGCTGAGACGCAGGAAAGATTATTTGGCTTAGAAGATGTTGATATGGCAACAGAACACATGGTTCGAGCTACAAATATTCCCTTTACCATTTTAAAAAATGCAATTTACTTAGATGAGTTGAAGCCAAATATTTTGACTGCAATCAAAACCAAAGAATTGGTTTCTTCAACGGATAGCATGTCATTTAATTATGTACTACGGGATGATTTAGCATTGGCCAATGCTACTGTTTTGAGTGAAGAAGGGCATGAAAATAAGATTTATTACCTTACCCGTGAACATTTAATCAGTTATCCAGAAATTGCTACAATATTGAGTGAAATAACGGATACAGAAATTACGCATAAAGCCTTATCTGATGATGGTGTGACAGATTATCTTTTGAAGCATGATGTAGCTAGAGAAAATGCAGAATTTATTACTTTATTGCAAAAGTCGATTAGGGAAGAAAAATTCGCAACGACATCAACAGCTATTTCTGAATTAGCTGGGGTTAAAGCAAATAATCTCAAAGAAAATTTAAAAAGTTTACTATCAGATAATATTTAA